In Canis lupus familiaris isolate Mischka breed German Shepherd chromosome 9, alternate assembly UU_Cfam_GSD_1.0, whole genome shotgun sequence, a single window of DNA contains:
- the CPSF4L gene encoding LOW QUALITY PROTEIN: putative cleavage and polyadenylation specificity factor subunit 4-like protein (The sequence of the model RefSeq protein was modified relative to this genomic sequence to represent the inferred CDS: inserted 1 base in 1 codon; substituted 1 base at 1 genomic stop codon), with translation MXEVIAGLEQFTFTFEKDVEMQKGTGLLLPFQGMDKWGSAVCNFFAKGLCEKGKLCPYRHNQGEKMVVCKHWLXGLCKKGDQCSFLHQYDVTRMPECYFYSKFGDCNNKECPFLHVTPAFKTRDCPWYDQGFCKDGPLCKQCHVRKIMCVNYLVGVCPKGPHCQFAQAQEQEICSQLARSMLMSR, from the exons ATGTAGGAGGTCATTGCTGGGCTGGAGCAGTTCACCTTCACCTTCGAGAAGGATGTAGAGATGCAGAAGGGCACTGGACTCCTCCTGCCTTTCCAGGGCATGGACA AGTGGGGCTCAGCTGTGTGCAACTTCTTTGCGAAAGGGCTCTGTGAGAAAG GGAAGCTCTGCCCATACCGGCACAACCAGGGGGAGAAGATGGTGGTGTGTAAGCACTGGC CGGGCCTGTGTAAGAAGGGCGACCAGTGCAGTTTCTTGCACCAGTACGATGTCACCAGGATGCCCGAGTGCTACTTCTACTCAAAGTTTG GTGATTGCAACAACAAGGAATGTCCCTTCCTCCACGTGACACCAGCCTTCAAGACCCGGGACTGTCCTTGGTATGACCAAGGTTTCTGCAAGGAT GGGCCCCTGTGTAAGCAGTGCCACGTCCGTAAGATCATGTGCGTTAACTACTTAGTGGGCGTCTGCCCCAAGGGACCTCACTGCCAATTTGCACA GGCTCAGGAACAGGAAATCTGCAGCCAGCTGGCACGGAGCATGCTAATGAGCAggtga
- the C9H17orf80 gene encoding uncharacterized protein C17orf80 homolog isoform X1, whose translation MEVCPYCKKPFKRLKSHLPYCKMIGLTVPADQSKPATRPHTKKMKKIADIKNTKERELETESKKRNTDLVKYKPEQAVKSFPLLAVGLESNTKADKDIKNTVQCSIKKLKNTKPKITFQGETKAQFYASENTTPKTELAKDLPASGESRSNLSETETSLLLVPVEPSLSNQDRKYSSALPNDVPTTSTNLRLDKIDSSRQKLLVDLLDMPIGDYHSSPMNLSYGVERTTSLSSNESVSKARDHLSEVSTDVRDSKTQENMESQINFKVSPVNDIQVKETQEKGQKLGIDTRGNKGNREKSVSVLEMQEWASLNGDAENFSSGDSATEKKCQDEGPGLHLFTPRETACSELLSASQSHNQSLTSLAVRFFQEEKAEACSPNQVLNVKALTENSERASMQHRSGCGPQVSHHGCQQTLHSVLPHASSSPFSQMGVVDRKTLSSTLGLEWFPELYPGYLGLGVLPGKPQYWNAMAQKPQLTNPQGERLSQVPLLERSSTALKSLEPPTRLTTSNLFLMRLLGAVQKGWIRCSTTVRSGVGGVTMLFTGYFVLWCGWSFRHLKLQRWRK comes from the exons GGAAGTGTGTCCTTACTGTAAGAAGCCATTCAAACGATTAAAATCCCACTTGCCATACTGTAAGATGATAGGACTAACTGTACCTGCTGATCAGTCCAAGCCAGCTACACGCCCAcacactaaaaaaatgaaaaaaatcgcAGACATCAAGAATACTaaagagagagagttagagacggAGAGTAAGAAGAGAAATACTGACTTGGTAAAATACAAACCAGAACAGGCAGTGAAGTCTTTTCCACTACTGGCTGTTGGTTTGGAAAGTAATACAAAGGCAGATAAAGACATTAAGAATACAGTTCAGTGCTCcatcaaaaagctaaaaaatactAAGCCAAAGATTACTTTCCAGGGAGAAACGAAGGCTCAGTTTTATGCATCAGAGAACACCACTCCTAAAACAGAACTTGCCAAAGATTTGCCTGCATCAGGAGAAAGTAGAAGTAATCTTTCAGAAACTGAAACATCTTTACTTCTTGTCCCAGTTGAACCTTCTTTGTCAAATCAAGATAGAAAATATTCTTCAGCCTTACCCAATGATGTACCGACCACTTCTACTAATTTAAGGTTGGACAAAATTGATTCCTCAAGACAGAAGCTTCTAGTAGATTTATTAGATATGCCTATTGGTGATTATCACAGTTCTCCCATGAATCTCAGTTACGGGGTTGAAAGAACAACATCTTTGTCAAGCAATGAGAGTGTGTCCAAGGCCAGGGACCACCTCTCAGAAGTCTCTACTGATGTTAGAGACTCCAAGACTCAAGAAAACATGgaatcacaaataaattttaaagttagcCCAGTGAATGACATCCAAGTCAAGGAGACCCAAGAAAAAGGACAGAAGCTTGGAATAGACACACGTGGGAACAAAGGAAATAGAGAGAAAAGCGTATCTGTGCTAGAAATGCAGGAATGGGCTTCTCTGAACGGTGATGCAGAGAACTTTAGTAGTGGTGATTCAGCCACAGAGAAGAAATGTCAAGATGAAGGTCCGGGTTTACATTTGTTCACTCCAAGGGAGACAGCCTGCAGTGAGCTGCTTTCTGCATCACAGTCCCATAATCAAAGCCTCACCTCTCTAGCTGTCAGATTTTTtcaagaagagaaagcagaagccTGCAGTCCTAACCAAGTCCTCAATGTGAAGGCATTAACAGAGAACAGTGAACGAGCTTCTATGCAGCACAGATCTGGCTGTGGGCCCCAAGTATCACACCATGGGTGCCAGCAGACCTTACATTCAGTCCTGCCTCACGCCTCCTCCAGCCCCTTCAGTCAGATGGGCGTTGTTGATAGGAAGACCCTTTCAAGCACCCTGGGGCTGGAGTGGTTTCCAGAGCTCTATCCTGGTTATCTTGGACTAGGAGTGTTGCCAGGGAAGCCCCAGTATTGGAATGCAATGGCCCAGAAGCCTCAGCTCACCAATCCCCAGGGAGAGAGACTGTCACAAG TTCCTTTGTTGGAAAGAAGCTCGACTGCTCTCAAGAGTTTGGAACCCCCGACCAGACTTACAACCTCCAACTTGTTTCTGATGAGGCTCTTGGGAGCTGTCCAGAAAG gCTGGATCAGGTGCAGCACCACCGTGAGGAGTGGAGTTGGGGGCGTCACCATGCTCTTCACGGGGTACTTCGTCCTGTGGTGCGGCTGGAGTTTCCGGCATCTGA AGCTGCAGCGCTGGCGCAAGTGA
- the C9H17orf80 gene encoding uncharacterized protein C17orf80 homolog isoform X2: MEVCPYCKKPFKRLKSHLPYCKMIGLTVPADQSKPATRPHTKKMKKIADIKNTKERELETESKKRNTDLVKYKPEQAVKSFPLLAVGLESNTKADKDIKNTVQCSIKKLKNTKPKITFQGETKAQFYASENTTPKTELAKDLPASGESRSNLSETETSLLLVPVEPSLSNQDRKYSSALPNDVPTTSTNLRLDKIDSSRQKLLVDLLDMPIGDYHSSPMNLSYGVERTTSLSSNESVSKARDHLSEVSTDVRDSKTQENMESQINFKVSPVNDIQVKETQEKGQKLGIDTRGNKGNREKSVSVLEMQEWASLNGDAENFSSGDSATEKKCQDEGPGLHLFTPRETACSELLSASQSHNQSLTSLAVRFFQEEKAEACSPNQVLNVKALTENSERASMQHRSGCGPQVSHHGCQQTLHSVLPHASSSPFSQMGVVDRKTLSSTLGLEWFPELYPGYLGLGVLPGKPQYWNAMAQKPQLTNPQGERLSQGWIRCSTTVRSGVGGVTMLFTGYFVLWCGWSFRHLKLQRWRK; the protein is encoded by the exons GGAAGTGTGTCCTTACTGTAAGAAGCCATTCAAACGATTAAAATCCCACTTGCCATACTGTAAGATGATAGGACTAACTGTACCTGCTGATCAGTCCAAGCCAGCTACACGCCCAcacactaaaaaaatgaaaaaaatcgcAGACATCAAGAATACTaaagagagagagttagagacggAGAGTAAGAAGAGAAATACTGACTTGGTAAAATACAAACCAGAACAGGCAGTGAAGTCTTTTCCACTACTGGCTGTTGGTTTGGAAAGTAATACAAAGGCAGATAAAGACATTAAGAATACAGTTCAGTGCTCcatcaaaaagctaaaaaatactAAGCCAAAGATTACTTTCCAGGGAGAAACGAAGGCTCAGTTTTATGCATCAGAGAACACCACTCCTAAAACAGAACTTGCCAAAGATTTGCCTGCATCAGGAGAAAGTAGAAGTAATCTTTCAGAAACTGAAACATCTTTACTTCTTGTCCCAGTTGAACCTTCTTTGTCAAATCAAGATAGAAAATATTCTTCAGCCTTACCCAATGATGTACCGACCACTTCTACTAATTTAAGGTTGGACAAAATTGATTCCTCAAGACAGAAGCTTCTAGTAGATTTATTAGATATGCCTATTGGTGATTATCACAGTTCTCCCATGAATCTCAGTTACGGGGTTGAAAGAACAACATCTTTGTCAAGCAATGAGAGTGTGTCCAAGGCCAGGGACCACCTCTCAGAAGTCTCTACTGATGTTAGAGACTCCAAGACTCAAGAAAACATGgaatcacaaataaattttaaagttagcCCAGTGAATGACATCCAAGTCAAGGAGACCCAAGAAAAAGGACAGAAGCTTGGAATAGACACACGTGGGAACAAAGGAAATAGAGAGAAAAGCGTATCTGTGCTAGAAATGCAGGAATGGGCTTCTCTGAACGGTGATGCAGAGAACTTTAGTAGTGGTGATTCAGCCACAGAGAAGAAATGTCAAGATGAAGGTCCGGGTTTACATTTGTTCACTCCAAGGGAGACAGCCTGCAGTGAGCTGCTTTCTGCATCACAGTCCCATAATCAAAGCCTCACCTCTCTAGCTGTCAGATTTTTtcaagaagagaaagcagaagccTGCAGTCCTAACCAAGTCCTCAATGTGAAGGCATTAACAGAGAACAGTGAACGAGCTTCTATGCAGCACAGATCTGGCTGTGGGCCCCAAGTATCACACCATGGGTGCCAGCAGACCTTACATTCAGTCCTGCCTCACGCCTCCTCCAGCCCCTTCAGTCAGATGGGCGTTGTTGATAGGAAGACCCTTTCAAGCACCCTGGGGCTGGAGTGGTTTCCAGAGCTCTATCCTGGTTATCTTGGACTAGGAGTGTTGCCAGGGAAGCCCCAGTATTGGAATGCAATGGCCCAGAAGCCTCAGCTCACCAATCCCCAGGGAGAGAGACTGTCACAAG gCTGGATCAGGTGCAGCACCACCGTGAGGAGTGGAGTTGGGGGCGTCACCATGCTCTTCACGGGGTACTTCGTCCTGTGGTGCGGCTGGAGTTTCCGGCATCTGA AGCTGCAGCGCTGGCGCAAGTGA